Proteins from one Nostoc commune NIES-4072 genomic window:
- a CDS encoding efflux RND transporter periplasmic adaptor subunit produces MRQSSQVGKTLLLKVIGVSFAASLALFVGFSVFGKKPESNEVKVRVSLLQTSIIEDSSEFIASVVSRRLATLQPPIEGHITGIFVRAGDTVAVGEKIMELVPTKRQKQLQHFKISAPLAGIVDDIPVKEGELVNTSRQLTQIVQNQPLEVNIAVPTQEISKLYKGMPVNLMGTQGRSFGIAKVFFISPSVNNNSQTVLIKALFDNSKGELRTGQQVMTRVIWDKRPGFLIPVTAVYRLGGETGVFVAQAPEKPQPGALTLVAVQKSVKLGAIQGNNYQVLSGLKAGDKIVVSSILNLTNGTPIIPEL; encoded by the coding sequence ATGAGACAGTCATCTCAAGTCGGAAAAACTCTTTTATTAAAAGTAATTGGAGTTAGTTTTGCTGCAAGTCTTGCTTTGTTTGTTGGCTTCAGTGTATTTGGTAAGAAACCTGAATCAAATGAAGTAAAAGTGCGGGTATCTTTGTTGCAAACAAGCATCATTGAGGATAGTTCGGAGTTTATCGCTAGCGTAGTCTCACGTCGTCTAGCAACTCTCCAGCCACCAATCGAGGGTCATATAACTGGAATATTTGTTAGAGCGGGAGATACAGTTGCAGTTGGAGAAAAAATTATGGAATTAGTACCTACCAAACGACAAAAACAACTCCAGCACTTCAAGATTTCGGCTCCCCTAGCTGGCATTGTTGACGACATCCCGGTAAAAGAAGGTGAATTAGTTAATACTTCTCGTCAACTTACCCAGATTGTTCAAAACCAACCTTTGGAGGTGAATATCGCTGTACCAACTCAGGAAATATCTAAATTGTATAAGGGAATGCCAGTGAATTTGATGGGCACACAAGGTCGGAGCTTTGGTATCGCTAAGGTATTTTTTATTTCTCCTAGCGTCAACAATAATAGCCAAACAGTACTTATCAAAGCACTGTTTGATAACTCCAAAGGTGAGTTGCGAACAGGTCAACAAGTAATGACTAGAGTGATCTGGGACAAGCGTCCGGGATTTTTAATTCCAGTTACAGCAGTATATCGCTTGGGTGGAGAGACTGGTGTTTTTGTGGCTCAAGCACCGGAAAAACCGCAACCTGGAGCGCTGACGCTGGTGGCTGTACAAAAGTCTGTAAAATTAGGAGCTATTCAGGGGAATAATTATCAAGTTCTCTCAGGACTGAAGGCTGGTGATAAAATCGTTGTCTCAAGTATTCTCAATTTAACTAATGGTACTCCTATCATTCCTGAACTATAA
- a CDS encoding two-partner secretion domain-containing protein, with protein sequence MSGITQDLRRWCTSLVMGGVLVASLQEHVFAQITPDSTLPNNSIVTPDGNTLNITGGTQSGGNLFHSFGEFSVPIGGTASFNNAVDIQNIISRVTGGSGSNIDGLIRANGTANLFLINPSGIIFGQNASLNIGGSFVATTANALQFGNIGFFSATEKNIPSPLLTINPSALLFNQINQNAVIQNNSIAFAGIDPAGFDAFGLRVPDGKSLLLVGGNVSMDGGELNANGGRVELGGLAQAGSVALGVDGDSLSLRFPENVGRTSVSLTNSSYVIVTGAGGGNIAVNARNIEIERSFLSAGIGQGLGVPETVSGDITLNATGEIKVAGGSLVVNNVRLGSLGNGGNITIDSGSFSLRDDAFLAASTSGLGNAGNITVRARNTVSLADANILSTVESGGVGKGGNIDINAATLSLLDSAQLLTLTRDASGNQPPGRGDAGNVNVNVTGAVDIAGEKNGLLSGILSSVGTGTVGNGGNITIDSGSLSLSDRASLSASTSGLGNAGNVTVRARNTVSLADASILSTVESGGVGKGGNIDINAATLSLLDSAQLLTLTRDASGNQPPGRGDAGNVNVNVTGAVDIAGEKNGLLSGIASFVGTGAVGNGGDITIDSGSFSLGDRAQLEASTSGLGNAGNVTVRARNAVSLANNAYIFSTVESGGVGKGGNIDINAATLSLTDGVQLLTITRGASGNQPPGRGDAGNVNVNVTGAVDIAGEKNGLLSGIYSSVETGTVGNGGNITIDSGSLSLSNGAELTASTSGLGNAGNVTVRARNAVSLTDNAYIFGTVESGGVGKGGNIDINAATLSLTDGAQLLTATRGAFRNQPPGRGDAGNVNVKVSGAVDIAGEKNGFVSGIASFVETGIVGNGGTITIDSGSFSLRNRAQLSASSGGQGNAGNVTVRARNAVFLTDNAYIFGTVESGGVGKGGNIDINAATLSLLDGAQLATITRGASGNQPAGRGDAGNVNVNVTGAVNITGEKNGFASGIRSRVETGTVGNGGNITIDSGSLSLADRAELTAETRGQGNAGNVTVRARNAVSLADNAYIFSTVESGGVGKGGNIDINAATLSLINGAQLVTSTREASATAPAGRGDAGNVNVNVTGAVDIFGGKNGFVSGIGSFVETGTVGNGGSITIDSGSFSLQDGARLNASTLGQGNAGVIKVNAADFLTISGKSANFTSGLFVNSQSPIGTAGDIIVTSPRVTLDNGGTLNAQSESGNGGDINIQTDLLLLRRGAQITTTAGTALTGGNGGNINIDAPSGFIVAVPSENSDITANAYTGSGGRVDIRAIGIYGIQPRSNPTSLSDITASSEFGVNGTVELNTPDIDPNSGLVNLPTIPVDTQVAQTCQAGGNLAKSSFTITGRGGLPPNPGDALNTDAVQVDLITLNPSTRNSKSPPVTIKPTATPKPIVEATGWVMNAKGELELTANAPSTPHGSWQNPVSCRAS encoded by the coding sequence ATGTCAGGAATAACTCAAGATTTGCGGCGTTGGTGTACTAGTTTGGTGATGGGAGGCGTGTTAGTTGCTTCTTTGCAAGAGCATGTCTTTGCCCAAATTACCCCAGATAGCACCTTGCCTAATAATTCCATCGTTACACCAGATGGCAACACCCTCAATATAACTGGAGGAACGCAATCTGGTGGTAACTTGTTTCACAGCTTTGGCGAGTTTTCTGTGCCTATTGGTGGCACTGCTTCTTTTAATAATGCTGTAGATATTCAAAATATCATTAGTCGAGTTACGGGTGGGTCAGGTTCTAATATTGATGGATTAATTCGCGCTAACGGCACAGCTAATTTGTTTCTGATTAATCCGTCGGGGATTATTTTTGGTCAAAATGCTTCGCTAAATATTGGTGGTTCCTTTGTAGCGACTACAGCGAACGCACTGCAATTTGGAAATATTGGATTTTTTAGCGCTACTGAGAAAAATATCCCTTCACCGTTGTTGACTATTAATCCTTCAGCATTGCTGTTTAATCAGATTAATCAAAACGCAGTGATTCAAAATAACTCAATTGCATTTGCAGGAATAGATCCAGCAGGCTTTGATGCATTTGGTTTACGAGTACCAGATGGTAAGAGTTTACTGCTGGTGGGTGGGAATGTCAGCATGGATGGGGGAGAATTAAATGCCAATGGCGGGCGTGTTGAGTTAGGAGGATTGGCCCAAGCTGGTAGTGTAGCGCTGGGTGTAGATGGCGATAGTCTCAGCTTGAGATTTCCTGAGAATGTTGGGCGAACTTCGGTATCCCTAACTAATAGTTCATACGTAATTGTAACTGGGGCTGGTGGCGGTAATATTGCAGTCAATGCCAGGAATATAGAGATAGAGAGAAGTTTCCTAAGTGCTGGGATTGGACAAGGTTTAGGGGTGCCTGAAACTGTTTCAGGAGATATTACGCTTAATGCTACTGGGGAAATCAAAGTTGCAGGTGGGAGCCTAGTTGTTAATAATGTGCGTTTGGGGTCACTTGGCAATGGGGGTAATATTACTATTGACTCCGGTTCTTTCTCATTACGAGATGATGCTTTTCTTGCTGCCTCAACTTCGGGACTTGGGAATGCGGGGAATATCACAGTACGTGCAAGAAATACTGTTTCCCTTGCAGATGCTAATATCTTAAGCACGGTGGAATCAGGGGGTGTCGGTAAAGGTGGCAATATCGACATCAATGCGGCAACACTATCACTTCTTGATAGCGCTCAATTGCTAACCCTTACTCGCGATGCATCTGGGAACCAGCCACCAGGACGTGGGGATGCGGGGAATGTCAATGTTAATGTTACTGGTGCTGTTGACATTGCTGGGGAGAAAAATGGTTTATTGAGTGGGATTTTAAGCAGTGTGGGAACTGGGACTGTTGGCAATGGGGGTAATATTACTATTGACTCCGGTTCTTTGTCATTATCAGATCGCGCTTCTCTTTCTGCCTCAACTTCGGGACTTGGGAATGCGGGGAATGTGACAGTACGTGCAAGAAATACTGTTTCCCTTGCAGATGCTAGTATCTTAAGCACGGTGGAATCAGGGGGTGTCGGTAAAGGTGGCAATATCGACATCAATGCGGCAACACTATCACTTCTTGATAGCGCTCAATTGCTAACCCTTACTCGCGATGCATCTGGGAACCAGCCACCAGGACGTGGGGATGCGGGGAATGTCAATGTTAATGTTACTGGTGCTGTTGACATTGCTGGGGAGAAAAATGGTTTATTGAGTGGGATTGCCAGCTTCGTGGGAACTGGGGCTGTTGGCAATGGGGGTGATATTACTATTGACTCCGGTTCTTTCTCGTTAGGCGATCGCGCACAACTTGAAGCCTCAACTTCGGGACTTGGGAATGCGGGGAATGTGACAGTACGTGCAAGAAATGCTGTTTCTCTTGCAAATAATGCTTATATCTTCAGCACGGTGGAATCAGGGGGTGTCGGTAAAGGTGGCAATATCGACATCAATGCGGCAACACTATCACTAACTGATGGCGTTCAATTGCTAACCATTACTCGCGGTGCATCTGGGAACCAGCCACCAGGACGCGGGGATGCAGGGAATGTCAATGTTAATGTTACTGGTGCTGTTGATATTGCTGGGGAGAAAAATGGTTTATTGAGTGGGATTTACAGCAGCGTAGAAACTGGAACAGTTGGCAATGGGGGTAATATCACTATTGACTCCGGTTCTTTGTCGTTAAGCAATGGTGCTGAACTTACTGCCTCAACTTCGGGACTTGGGAATGCAGGGAATGTGACAGTACGTGCAAGAAATGCTGTTTCTCTTACAGATAATGCTTATATCTTCGGCACGGTGGAATCTGGGGGTGTCGGTAAAGGTGGCAATATCGACATCAATGCGGCAACACTATCACTAACTGATGGTGCTCAACTGCTAACCGCTACTCGCGGTGCATTTAGGAACCAGCCACCAGGACGGGGGGATGCGGGGAATGTTAATGTGAAAGTCTCTGGCGCTGTTGATATTGCTGGGGAGAAAAACGGTTTTGTTAGTGGGATTGCCAGCTTCGTGGAAACTGGAATAGTTGGCAATGGGGGTACTATTACTATTGACTCTGGTTCTTTCTCGTTACGCAATCGCGCTCAACTTTCTGCCTCAAGCGGTGGACAAGGGAATGCAGGGAATGTGACAGTACGTGCAAGAAATGCTGTTTTCCTTACAGATAATGCTTATATCTTCGGCACGGTGGAATCTGGGGGTGTAGGTAAAGGTGGCAATATCGATATCAATGCGGCAACATTATCACTTCTTGATGGCGCTCAATTAGCAACCATTACTCGCGGCGCATCTGGGAACCAGCCAGCAGGACGCGGGGATGCGGGGAATGTCAATGTTAATGTTACTGGTGCTGTTAATATTACTGGAGAGAAAAATGGTTTTGCTAGTGGGATTCGCAGCAGGGTGGAAACTGGAACAGTTGGCAATGGGGGTAATATTACTATCGATTCTGGTTCTTTGTCGTTAGCAGATCGCGCTGAACTTACTGCCGAAACCCGTGGACAAGGAAATGCGGGGAATGTGACAGTACGTGCAAGAAATGCTGTTTCTCTTGCAGATAATGCTTATATCTTCAGCACGGTGGAATCTGGGGGTGTAGGTAAAGGTGGCAATATCGACATCAATGCGGCAACACTATCATTAATTAATGGCGCTCAATTGGTAACCAGTACTCGTGAAGCATCTGCAACAGCGCCAGCAGGACGGGGGGATGCGGGGAATGTCAATGTTAATGTTACTGGTGCTGTTGATATTTTTGGGGGGAAAAACGGTTTTGTTAGTGGAATTGGCAGCTTCGTGGAAACGGGCACAGTTGGCAATGGGGGTAGTATTACTATTGACTCCGGTTCTTTCTCGTTACAAGATGGCGCTCGACTTAATGCCTCAACCCTTGGACAAGGCAATGCAGGTGTAATCAAAGTTAATGCTGCTGATTTTCTTACTATTTCTGGCAAGAGTGCCAACTTTACCAGTGGCTTGTTCGTTAACTCCCAAAGTCCAATAGGTACTGCTGGAGATATTATCGTTACCTCACCTAGAGTTACTTTAGATAACGGTGGCACACTCAACGCCCAATCTGAATCGGGAAATGGTGGCGACATCAACATACAAACTGATTTACTCCTTCTGCGTCGTGGCGCTCAAATTACCACCACCGCAGGCACAGCCCTAACTGGTGGTAATGGTGGCAACATTAATATTGATGCCCCGTCGGGTTTCATTGTTGCTGTCCCAAGCGAAAATAGCGACATCACTGCTAATGCTTACACAGGCAGTGGTGGAAGAGTAGATATTCGAGCCATTGGTATCTATGGCATTCAACCCCGCTCTAACCCAACTTCTCTGAGTGATATTACCGCTAGTTCTGAATTTGGTGTAAACGGTACTGTAGAACTTAACACGCCGGATATTGACCCTAACAGTGGCTTAGTCAACCTGCCAACGATACCAGTTGACACCCAAGTAGCACAGACCTGTCAAGCTGGTGGAAATTTAGCTAAGAGCAGTTTTACAATCACTGGACGCGGCGGCTTGCCACCTAACCCAGGCGATGCCCTCAACACTGATGCAGTGCAAGTAGATTTGATTACTCTTAATCCCAGCACCAGAAACAGCAAGAGTCCACCTGTTACCATCAAACCTACTGCTACACCAAAACCGATTGTGGAAGCTACTGGGTGGGTGATGAATGCAAAAGGGGAGTTGGAACTTACAGCGAATGCACCCAGCACACCTCATGGTTCATGGCAAAACCCTGTATCTTGCCGTGCTTCTTAA
- a CDS encoding response regulator has translation MLRIVIVEPEIFTLLGIKGAISQSPDIEVTGDATSGKLGFQLIEQMNPDVVLVDLLLPDMSGLELTRSIKRDTNSKVVIFTNQTHSDFINSAFRHGADSYMLKSADIELIELAIKRAYFNECLLDPKLAKKLLESLYQNRYIDPSFADKNLLDSPTERQIQVLRLLAQGLVFEQIAREMFLSVSTVKHYASDLYSKWHVKNRYEAIKRGAMLGYIDYNLIMNE, from the coding sequence ATGCTGAGAATAGTAATTGTTGAACCAGAAATATTCACTCTTTTAGGCATCAAAGGCGCTATTTCACAATCCCCAGATATAGAAGTAACTGGTGATGCTACCAGTGGAAAACTAGGGTTTCAGTTAATTGAACAGATGAATCCTGATGTTGTGTTAGTTGATTTACTATTGCCCGATATGAGTGGTCTAGAACTTACTCGTTCAATTAAAAGGGATACTAATAGTAAAGTAGTTATTTTTACTAATCAAACTCATTCAGACTTTATTAACTCAGCTTTCCGTCATGGGGCTGATTCTTATATGCTCAAAAGTGCTGATATAGAATTGATTGAACTAGCCATCAAGAGAGCTTACTTTAATGAATGTCTACTTGACCCGAAGCTGGCTAAAAAACTGTTAGAAAGCCTTTATCAAAACAGATATATCGACCCTAGTTTTGCTGACAAAAACTTGCTTGACTCTCCCACCGAGCGGCAAATACAAGTCCTGCGATTACTGGCTCAGGGTTTAGTTTTTGAACAGATTGCCAGAGAAATGTTTCTCTCTGTTAGTACAGTCAAACATTATGCCAGCGATTTGTACAGTAAATGGCACGTCAAGAACCGTTATGAGGCGATAAAAAGAGGGGCGATGCTTGGTTATATCGACTATAACTTGATTATGAATGAATGA
- a CDS encoding ParM/StbA family protein, protein MTTTYTNAKNWLVQADLLAQSGLTDLIAGKDSGAGYGKAIIGDFSIMMPAAYSLVRNRNIMHHETISKDGAWVRYVEGTRLDLKDVQFFWGSAALAQSDHTLLHEDKAKKAELALESILADLAVLNIPDGVKLSISLSNHNPERWADEIKRRVEGTHTFEHLHPVTRSIVTKTVEIVVTGIYPEGFGSIAHCLFGEASLVLDPSELAIALDIGSSTWLITVFNGSGAVIDRHLIEGGCGELHTMIAEALDKRNDRVSLLSKDVKHSPSLVNQGIIEGTFTYGGNHLTGKKFEAEYSQCLDEWWSNRIEKFANFVTAGNYLDRAKYLVAWGGGVSQPVVDQNLAGLGFVILNNPQFINALGLKLLTQIARGA, encoded by the coding sequence ATGACAACCACATACACCAATGCCAAAAACTGGCTAGTTCAAGCAGACTTGTTAGCCCAATCAGGGCTAACTGACCTTATCGCCGGAAAAGACTCAGGTGCAGGGTATGGCAAGGCAATCATTGGTGATTTTTCGATCATGATGCCTGCCGCATACTCACTTGTTCGCAACCGCAACATCATGCACCACGAAACCATATCTAAAGATGGGGCATGGGTGCGGTATGTCGAAGGAACGCGGCTTGACTTAAAAGATGTTCAATTCTTTTGGGGCAGTGCGGCTCTAGCGCAAAGTGACCACACCCTGTTACACGAAGATAAGGCGAAAAAGGCAGAACTGGCATTAGAAAGCATCCTTGCAGACTTAGCAGTTCTGAATATTCCCGATGGAGTCAAACTTTCGATTAGTTTGAGCAATCACAACCCAGAACGCTGGGCAGATGAAATTAAACGCCGAGTAGAAGGGACTCACACCTTTGAGCATCTGCATCCTGTAACTCGTTCTATTGTCACTAAGACAGTTGAAATTGTAGTCACAGGCATTTATCCCGAAGGATTTGGAAGCATTGCCCACTGCTTATTCGGTGAAGCATCCCTAGTACTTGACCCCTCAGAATTAGCGATCGCACTTGATATCGGTTCATCAACTTGGTTGATTACCGTGTTCAACGGTAGCGGTGCAGTGATTGACCGTCACCTGATAGAGGGTGGTTGCGGTGAACTGCATACCATGATTGCAGAAGCTCTCGACAAACGAAACGACCGAGTAAGTCTGCTGTCCAAGGATGTGAAGCACTCACCCAGTCTCGTTAACCAAGGGATTATTGAAGGCACTTTTACTTATGGAGGCAACCACCTGACAGGTAAGAAGTTTGAGGCAGAGTACAGCCAGTGTCTAGACGAATGGTGGAGTAACAGAATTGAGAAATTCGCCAACTTTGTGACTGCTGGCAATTATCTAGACCGCGCTAAATATCTTGTCGCCTGGGGTGGGGGTGTTTCGCAGCCAGTGGTGGATCAAAACTTAGCCGGTTTAGGCTTTGTTATTTTGAACAATCCCCAATTTATCAATGCCTTGGGGTTAAAGCTATTAACTCAAATTGCAAGAGGAGCCTAA
- a CDS encoding ribbon-helix-helix domain-containing protein, with product MLYTAISSELMARPRITLTVSDDVYQYLNEWADREERPLANLAAYLLSQAVREHQEQNESAKPKKGEGTA from the coding sequence ATGCTGTATACAGCAATTAGTTCTGAATTAATGGCACGACCGCGAATTACACTTACCGTGTCTGATGACGTTTATCAGTATCTTAATGAGTGGGCAGACCGAGAAGAACGACCATTAGCTAATCTTGCAGCTTACTTGCTAAGTCAAGCTGTTAGAGAACATCAAGAACAGAATGAATCTGCCAAACCAAAAAAAGGTGAGGGTACAGCATGA
- a CDS encoding PriCT-2 domain-containing protein produces the protein MSPLQQFNNSLQHQQLNNKRAEALDVEPELAEGNKIKFAFNATGKNKDWDFKKLAGNFIDVEGTLADVQEHIKAGHAICAGLLNGKWRSKANVIGSQWLLLDIDNSNIARDAYDLPIKDENGNYIKVYDHQLTIEEALAHPFIKKHCALIYTTASHKPEWHKFRLVFLLPQYVQGADTVEACTRFLMQQLPHDPACKDASRVFYGSTEAEFPLVNPEATLPAEWISEAIAIAQQERIEYQLRIQEIESRRKEWREISLTEGWDIDQLIQNALSFIPPRTPGSGNYDECRQVLMALVNHYGASEAEIIAEQWSPSIKGDTWNIHAKIRSFRRGGITIGTLFHIAKQYGFRFPQRQYEPNLGNKGVISREEWELGRVREDLSSFQNLLKQAIAPFSSIFKGFKAPSTRKPLPEIDTPSPNVIIYKPGNIPFRTDVTGNISISCQPEEHITAWVEAVSKGWTQILDNSHPGLGKSYNAGQLTATLFGVDKLIYQDANHRNPSTLPIETNFVDLPVRHNGFKLDPTRKTPTGEDFKLWTKAGETADTDGNCHRTYLFNAFRNKNFSSLDFEESGISPICGGCSLKNQCRFASGDGFGFRFQKRTVIQNYSELRAHPDSTPVTLTNAADQTFTVGRLWEEAGTLIKPVRSVDVNRGDFETTVGKLLLLEPNLLSQLQPALKVLHQLLTQQLKPTDRYGFDDASIRALLPPFPTGLDIEAIRQASEPDLTFLEDLDSIDITQDKQLKKSSAARYAAKKVVKDSARTAGREFLDLPNYWLPDFLLAWKGDGSFQSQWGVLSIHRRNPKHTELAHSAKFNIYLDATFKSQQLKLKLGIDEPVLVIEQQRPDYDNLKVVNVTGLGKLPKNRSLPLSARVNALKETLKKLCPNLGIIDWKQIATQAEGRTEYGHFVDGRGVNRFSECDAIASFGIPYQNIGVLAAQYQVMTGETVNLEDKNSTFQKYLTDLIRAEIIQEIGRLRAHRRPNVELTFYFCADYDLSFLDRELPGVKLESVDACDFCIEAGSRDQQTGHAIVKAFTQLWQSNQKIGQKAIAKIIDTTQGWVSRFTQRWGGWQHFKKLLLLLLDSLNSGSNKNLADLDDDEKWLAHTYFPMLIAESESSLSSVQEGVAEVAQVFDTRAMRRVLHFCTPQVRASLLMIVLSCLPTEVYSISVSSISGSLAEPALSP, from the coding sequence ATGTCACCATTACAACAGTTTAATAACTCGCTTCAGCATCAACAATTGAATAATAAACGTGCTGAAGCATTAGATGTTGAACCAGAGCTTGCTGAAGGTAATAAAATCAAGTTCGCGTTTAACGCAACTGGAAAAAACAAAGACTGGGACTTTAAGAAGCTGGCCGGTAACTTCATTGATGTAGAGGGCACTCTAGCCGATGTCCAGGAACATATTAAAGCAGGTCACGCCATCTGTGCCGGACTGTTAAACGGCAAATGGCGCAGTAAGGCCAATGTGATCGGTTCTCAGTGGCTACTACTCGACATTGATAATTCCAATATCGCCCGTGATGCTTATGACTTGCCGATTAAAGACGAAAACGGGAATTACATCAAAGTTTACGATCACCAATTAACCATAGAAGAAGCCTTAGCCCATCCCTTCATTAAAAAACACTGTGCTTTAATTTACACCACAGCCAGCCATAAACCAGAGTGGCATAAATTTCGGTTGGTTTTCCTTCTGCCCCAATATGTTCAGGGTGCTGATACTGTAGAAGCTTGTACACGCTTCCTCATGCAGCAATTGCCCCATGATCCAGCTTGTAAGGATGCAAGTCGTGTATTCTACGGCAGTACAGAAGCCGAATTCCCGCTAGTCAACCCTGAAGCCACTTTACCAGCAGAATGGATAAGTGAAGCGATTGCGATCGCGCAACAGGAACGTATTGAGTATCAGCTAAGAATCCAGGAAATTGAGTCACGGCGTAAAGAGTGGCGTGAGATTTCCCTTACTGAAGGCTGGGACATTGACCAGCTAATCCAGAACGCGCTTTCATTCATCCCACCACGTACCCCAGGAAGCGGTAACTACGACGAATGCCGTCAAGTGCTAATGGCACTGGTTAACCATTATGGGGCATCAGAAGCGGAAATTATAGCCGAGCAGTGGTCGCCCAGTATCAAAGGCGATACTTGGAACATCCACGCTAAGATTCGCAGTTTTCGGCGTGGGGGAATTACGATCGGCACACTGTTTCACATTGCTAAACAGTATGGTTTTCGGTTTCCGCAACGGCAGTATGAACCCAACCTCGGCAACAAAGGAGTAATTAGCCGTGAAGAGTGGGAGCTTGGGCGAGTTAGAGAGGACTTGAGCAGCTTCCAAAATTTATTAAAGCAAGCGATTGCTCCATTTAGTTCGATATTTAAAGGATTTAAAGCCCCATCAACACGCAAGCCCTTACCCGAAATTGACACGCCTTCGCCCAATGTAATTATTTACAAGCCCGGCAATATCCCGTTCCGAACTGACGTTACAGGCAATATCTCTATCTCCTGCCAGCCAGAGGAACATATCACCGCATGGGTAGAGGCTGTTTCTAAGGGCTGGACGCAAATTTTAGATAATTCCCATCCCGGACTAGGTAAGTCTTACAACGCGGGGCAACTGACGGCGACCCTGTTTGGCGTTGATAAACTAATTTACCAGGATGCCAACCATAGAAACCCGTCCACACTGCCCATTGAGACGAATTTCGTTGACTTACCAGTGCGGCACAACGGCTTTAAACTAGACCCCACCCGTAAAACTCCTACAGGTGAGGACTTTAAACTGTGGACTAAAGCGGGTGAGACTGCCGACACTGATGGCAATTGTCACAGAACTTACTTGTTTAATGCCTTCCGCAACAAGAATTTTAGCAGCCTCGATTTTGAAGAGAGCGGCATCAGCCCCATCTGTGGCGGTTGTTCCCTTAAAAATCAGTGCCGTTTCGCTAGTGGTGATGGTTTTGGCTTCCGCTTTCAAAAGCGCACAGTTATTCAAAATTACTCCGAACTCAGAGCGCACCCAGACTCTACACCAGTCACCTTAACTAATGCTGCTGACCAAACTTTCACTGTTGGGCGGTTATGGGAAGAAGCTGGTACACTCATCAAGCCCGTGCGCTCGGTTGATGTGAACCGAGGCGATTTTGAAACTACTGTGGGCAAGCTGCTACTGTTAGAACCAAATCTTCTATCACAGCTGCAACCTGCACTAAAAGTTTTACACCAACTGCTTACTCAGCAACTTAAGCCCACTGACCGCTACGGCTTTGATGATGCCAGCATCCGTGCGCTGCTGCCCCCTTTCCCCACAGGCTTAGATATCGAAGCCATTCGCCAAGCCTCAGAACCTGATTTGACTTTCTTAGAAGACTTGGACTCAATTGATATTACCCAAGATAAACAACTCAAAAAAAGCTCTGCGGCTCGTTATGCTGCCAAAAAGGTAGTTAAAGACAGCGCACGAACGGCAGGCAGGGAGTTTCTTGACTTGCCTAATTACTGGTTGCCTGACTTCCTCCTCGCTTGGAAAGGTGATGGTAGTTTTCAATCTCAATGGGGTGTACTCAGCATTCACCGCCGAAATCCCAAACATACTGAATTGGCCCACTCTGCCAAATTTAATATTTACCTTGATGCCACATTCAAATCCCAGCAGTTGAAATTGAAATTGGGCATCGATGAGCCTGTGTTAGTCATCGAGCAACAACGCCCAGACTACGACAATTTAAAAGTGGTCAACGTTACGGGGCTGGGTAAACTGCCCAAAAATCGCTCTCTTCCACTTAGCGCTCGTGTTAACGCCCTCAAAGAAACCTTGAAAAAACTCTGCCCCAACCTTGGCATTATCGATTGGAAACAGATTGCAACACAAGCCGAGGGGCGCACAGAATACGGTCACTTTGTCGATGGGCGTGGTGTTAATCGCTTTAGTGAGTGTGATGCGATCGCTTCTTTTGGCATTCCCTACCAGAACATCGGTGTTTTAGCAGCACAATATCAGGTGATGACTGGTGAAACAGTCAACCTGGAGGATAAAAACAGCACTTTCCAAAAGTATCTCACAGACCTGATCCGTGCAGAAATCATCCAAGAGATTGGGCGATTACGCGCTCATCGTCGCCCCAATGTGGAGCTAACATTCTACTTCTGCGCTGACTATGACCTTAGTTTCCTTGATCGTGAATTACCAGGAGTTAAATTAGAAAGCGTTGATGCCTGCGATTTCTGCATTGAAGCGGGTAGCCGAGATCAGCAGACGGGACACGCCATCGTCAAAGCGTTTACCCAGCTTTGGCAGTCAAACCAGAAAATTGGACAAAAGGCGATCGCCAAAATCATAGACACTACCCAAGGATGGGTGAGCCGATTTACCCAACGCTGGGGGGGTTGGCAGCACTTTAAAAAATTATTACTCCTGCTATTAGATAGTCTTAATAGCGGTAGTAATAAAAATTTGGCTGACTTAGACGACGATGAAAAGTGGTTAGCCCATACATACTTCCCGATGTTGATTGCTGAATCAGAATCATCACTCTCAAGTGTGCAAGAAGGGGTGGCAGAAGTTGCCCAAGTTTTTGATACTAGGGCGATGCGGCGAGTTTTACACTTCTGCACGCCCCAAGTTAGGGCTTCACTGCTGATGATTGTACTGAGTTGTCTGCCCACTGAAGTTTACTCAATTTCAGTTTCTTCAATCTCTGGGTCACTCGCAGAACCTGCGCTATCACCTTGA